Below is a genomic region from Fulvia fulva chromosome 5, complete sequence.
cgctagcgtactaagcccgagagctaagtaccgtataccttctttaaaggcgaatagcaacctatatctaatagctagagtaagtacgaggcgtgcgatagtatatatagggcCAAGATCTTGTATTCCTTATATAGATTCTAGAATGCCTTCAAGTTAtagctctcgtagctatcgataataagtagtctctataccctagtcgtacgagctatagtatacttctagaaatACTCTAGCTACTATATACCGAACTTATTGTTAGTCTAGCCGTTCTCTACTAGCCCGATTGTCTAGTCTAGACCTAAGTTgccgtcttagtactaggtactaatatGCTATttacctataaggatgacgtagggtaggagcgctattccgtctatatagatagtcttaattactattgcctattctctattaccctattaaacgaccttcctcttcctactacgcctttctaaacccgtaacgacgctctaagacgtaataatacctattataaaccctgtctcgttgaagttataggtgtcctagttaaggatactatacttctcctttatattacgtataagtaagaactacctctcgataacgtctagatcttctattagggctcgctaacgatcgtatctacgtattatacgaacctttagcttacgatgccgcctaataaacctgtctgtctaattaagactagcgggcttaagacccttctcttatagtaatgaATCGGCTATtgctcgtatactagcctttaatagcgggaaacctctaagatctagctcgagtatatactcaagtatcaccctctcttctagctctataagcttcttcgaattaggctcgtagtcaccccgaggaggtcgtctatttaatcgataccctagtatagttcgagacgcgtcgtatacctttctttatagtaagtcgattcgtaattatcgcgtcgcgtttcgtagcctagatagctaaggtcagtttggcctcgtttaaagacaatatacgctataatagtgattatatagctatatctatagaagtggtacagttcttagtaaaagtggcccgctcggtagtatagcacgctcggtagtaaagtacgttaggtttagtatctatactattagtatttaaagtattagaggataTAAAAGaataaggagtacttttcgactatcttaaggctatattactagattaggccttgttctattactagatctgccgctttcgcgtcttatagctatacgattagcgccgaggccttcttaccttctagctatttcctatagagctaagtcgccttctagattagagagttaagagtgaccggattgtcctcttagagagtacgtaggtgaccttagttagttaggtcgaactctttaggtatgtcgtagactaggatcgtaaattacttcgttaagaccttcgctaataccgtaaccttagatacctactatagctatacctctaggtacctcctagtagtactagagctagtatagatctatagagtaccgttagactattagtttactacgactacccctagttactTAATTCGCTAGGCGAGCTCtttattcgatagcttcgtaacttcggcctagtcttcctttactataaaacggatcgtaactatatcgtacgttaggcgggggcctagtgtcgataccgcgaccaatgcctagctataggggtgttgattccgggtagCCTTGTTAATtgcctaagacgtcgtccttatttcttattacccttagtaatataatagtactagcgctatacgtagctaagtaattatTACCTAGAGAGACTAGTAtaggagctgatcgttagtttctatactttttgcgccctctataagttgctgccagttgtcttaggggagcttcgcctgtacagccgtaggcgccggtggtgccgtagcctggcctgccattgcctaggagttgcctaatgcagctaggcacctccgcggcgtttggagctgaagaaacagggtgaagagaacttCAAGCTGTCCAAATTGgatgaggtagaactccctcaaGTCTAGAGGCAGTAGCCTGCTTTGTAGATCGttggaatggccttgataagggctttcgaatgtgtcgtgtttaGCGATGGCGCCAAGGCTCATGCGTCTTTTTACTTGAACTTACGATAATAGCAACCTATATAGCGAACAAAGGCATAAAGTAGACGATCGAACGTTCGAAATCTACGCGAGAAACATAAGTCCGTAGCGTGCGATGTTGCGGAAGTCGAAAAAACCAAGTAGGAGTTAATTCCTGCCGTCGGCATCTCTCGAAGTATTACATGGCTGTGCCCTTTCAACTTTTGCTTCTGACACGCACGTGAGGGAAACTGCCCTCAATGACACCTATTCATTTAGGTTAGATGTCAAGGCCTGAGATACGATTTGATTAATCAGCCTCCACATGCCACTAAAGCTTTATGCCCTCAACTCCATTGAACAACACCTCACCAGCACCTCACCAGCACCACCACACGCGGCAGCCATGTCGTCGAAAGTCATCAGCATCACGTCCCAAGCGCACTTCAAAAGCATAGTCGCCTCATCCACCTACGTggtcgtcgacttctacgCCGACTGGTGTGGCCCTTGCAAGCAGATCAGCCCCATCTTCGAACAACTCGCCGCACAAGAAGCCAAACCCGGTCGCCTCGCCTTCGTCAAAGTCAACGTCGACAACCAGCGCGATGTAGCGGCTACCTATGGCATCTCCGCGTGAGTTGGGACATGCCCTCCAACCGATTGAGTCTATGCTTACGAGCGACTAGCATGCCCACCTTCCTCGTCCTCAAAGGCACTAAAGTCGTCGAAACCGTCCGTGGCGCAAATCCTAATGCCCTTCGATCCGCCATTCTGTCAGCAGCAGCCGATGCCGCGAAAGGTCCCGCTAAGCAGAGCGCTGCATTCGGAGGCAGTGGGCAGAAGTTGGGTGGAGAGTCCAGCGCGAGTGGAGGTCGAACTTTGGGCTCGGGAGCTGGAGCTGGAGCTGGAGGAGGACTGCAGATGCCGAATGTGAACTTTGGACAACTATTCTCTGCACCTGCATCTTTTGCTCAAGGGCGAGGACTGCCGGCGCAGATTGTGAGGTTTCTGGGGCTGTATATCTCGACGCTTTTCAGCTTCGATCCCCTCCGGACCGCGCAGGAGAGCCCATTTGCCGTGCAGGGGAGGACGAATGTCAAGACGAGGTAGAGCATGGATGAGACTATGAGTTACGAGGGTGTTTAGGCGTTGGGAATAGCATGGAAGTGAGAGATACCAGACCAGGAGGCGTTCGAGCAGGATGGAATGACGAATGTTTGATGGACACGTACAAGGCTCTATGACGGTTCAGTGGGCCACGTTCCTTTCGCGACCTGATTCCAAGCCATGCCGATGAACGCGGTTCAAGTGTCACCGATGTTCCTATCGAATCTTGAAAAATCTATCCTGCTCACCACGGCTAACATGTTCTCTGAACGCTTCGCCATACATCACGCCATGCAGGTAACATGCCGCAATGATCTTGAACGTCCCATCGTCCAGTGTTCTCAGTAGCAAAGGCCATGGACATCCTCTGATGACCACAACCACAACGTCCATATCGACCTCGGCCATCAACGAGGAGCCTAAACCAAGTCGACCTTCCTTGGTGCAGAACAGACTCCGTCGGATGCAGTGCCTCGCCAAGCCAACAACGTAGTTCTTTGCTCGGCTCTATCTGCGCTGCAGAGTCTCGGGCGTCAGAAGCTCACCAGCCTCAGTACCTGTATCTTGCAGATATGACATAAGACTGCGAAAGTCTGCCACATGCGCTTCATCAGCAGGCTCAGACAGGTAGTTTGCTCCTGCTGTCAACGTGAAAGCAAGGTCATGGGTGGTGTCGTTCTAGTCGTCGCCCTCCCGAGCAGTTTCTTGCGCGCCGTTCAGCCAGTTGAACAGGTACTCCAGATCAGCCGCAGCGTTCTTCTTCAGCATCTCGGTGACGCAAGTGACACGATCGACGACAAACCCGCCGAGTGAGAGTATACTCTCATCAGTGTCTTCTCCGACCGCAGCAAGCGCTTCTTCGCCGCCAGCAGCAAAGAAGACAGGCAGTTGACCGGGCTGGCGCATGGGTGGGCGGTCCCATCTAGGTACCCACGAAGGCCAGCTTCCGATACCACACCCCTCCTCCATGCTACAAACGGTAAAAATCGTGCTGTTGAAAACATTGGTTTTGGAGTCGTCAAGTAGGGACTGACGTGTGACTCGCTGCATCAGAGCCAAGGCAGAAATGCGATAATCAGGTTTGATGGCTTTTGAGACATCCTCTGGTAGTAGTCCGAGTAACGCGAAAAGCCTGTCGCGAGTATCGGAGGTCTTTCTGATCCTGCTGAAGAATAGAACTTCGAGCACGTTGTCAAACGTGGCCTTCTCGCGAGTCCGCTCCGGGCGTAGCTTGTACCACCAATCAAAAAAGACATTGAACTGTATGTTATCCATCTGCGCCCTCCAGTGTTGGTGTTTGTGAAGCATCCAGACGGCGGCGCGAAGTACGTCCAACAACTCCAGCTCGTGAGGACCGCAAAAGCAGCGATTAGAAGGAGCGACTAAAGTCTCCTGAATGACCCAAAGGCGACTATGATAGGTCAGCATACTATGCTACTAAGGACGCTGGAAACACACCTGAACCAAGCTCTGCTGAAGAAGCGATCCAAAGCCGTGTATGACAGCTTCGTGTCGTCGTCAAACCCCGTGGCCGAAAAGTTGAACCCACCGTTGACAATGACCGCATCCCAGAAGCCGCCTGCGTCGTTCGTATGGCGGTCAACTTCGGGCAGAATGTTGTGTATACTCCTCACGGCACTCACGAGTGATGGATCATCCTCGCCAAGGTATACCAGATTACCCCGAGAGTGACGATATATGCCAGCCATTCGAGTGACCTGGTCTGCCCGCTCATCATAGTCTTCCTGGTCGATACAGATGGCATCGATCCACAAGGTCCTGACTTTTGTAGGAAGACGCATCCGGAGTAGTGCTGCAACTGCCGTTGCTGGTGCGGCCAGAGGAAGATCATCGATTACTAGGTTCTCATAGCTAGTATGGTCGCCCCAGCAGTACGATATCGTCTCGTAGGGCGATATACCACCTGAACCGGGCTTTAAATGCCTGAGACAGCACTGCAGAACATGTTTGCCGGTACCAGGGTAGACGTCGAGGACGCGGAATTCGTGCTGCTCACCGTGGAGCGGCTGGTAAGGGTAATTGCAGGCACTGTCAAGGAGGTTCCCATCCATGACCAGATGTCAGACGAGACTCAGTCAAAGCCATGTTGGAGCTGAACATGTTTCCAGGGTGGGTGTAAACTCTCGAAGGAGTATCCCATGCCCTGCGGCTGAGAGGAAGCGCGACGCCTCCGCCAAGGCGTTCGTACTGATGGAAGCCTCAGCTTGCACGATATGTCTGATGGAACCATCGCCGCTAAAGTGGGATGAAAAATGACAGACGATGCCTTGCTGCTGGTATGAAATTGGACCTTGACGTGAAAAGAGGGAGAAGAGAAGAGGACGTTGAAGACTGGAAGTCGTCGAACTGGATGAGTCAGCATGTTGACAACGGTCAACTTCTCCACTCCAATGTTCCTTCTCCATCACCCTtccgacctcgaatacgtCCATTGGCAAGGTCTCACATCCTCTCACGCCAAGACTACACATTCACGCGATCCTGTGATCCTCCGTGTAGCACAAACTTGACAGCTGATCGGGTGGGGCAACTTCTGAGCTTACATCGACCTCACACCGTACTCAAGCAGAGAAGAAACCTGAAGCGGTCTGACATTCCTCATCTGTCTTCGCAAGCGCCTCGGGCGAACAAGCCAATACTTCACACCATGGTCACCACTACCACAGTCACCGATGAGACCTATCGTGAGCTGCCAAGCGCAGAGACACTACGTGAGGCCGGCCACCTCCGTGTCAAGAACGAAGGAGGCATAGAGGTTGACTTCAACACTCTCTACACCGTCTCAAATGCCCAAAAGCGCCAGTTCATCATCTTCATTCGACACTTCTTCTGTGGTGTACTTGTCTCCCagctatagaggacttcATTCGTACTGACGCTGTTCCAGGCTTGCGAAGAATACATCAAAGCCATTTCGCGCACCCTGACACCAGAAAAGATTGCCGCTGCTTCGACAAGCATCAGCATAATCGGCTGTGGTGGCTCAGATCTCATCGCCGACTATCGCAAGCGCAA
It encodes:
- a CDS encoding Thioredoxin-like protein produces the protein MSSKVISITSQAHFKSIVASSTYVVVDFYADWCGPCKQISPIFEQLAAQEAKPGRLAFVKVNVDNQRDVAATYGISAMPTFLVLKGTKVVETVRGANPNALRSAILSAAADAAKGPAKQSAAFGGSGQKLGGESSASGGRTLGSGAGAGAGGGLQMPNVNFGQLFSAPASFAQGRGLPAQIVRFLGLYISTLFSFDPLRTAQESPFAVQGRTNVKTR
- a CDS encoding Heterokaryon incompatibility protein 6, OR allele, whose protein sequence is MDGNLLDSACNYPYQPLHGEQHEFRVLDVYPGTGKHVLQCCLRHLKPGSGGISPYETISYCWGDHTSYENLVIDDLPLAAPATAVAALLRMRLPTKVRTLWIDAICIDQEDYDERADQVTRMAGIYRHSRGNLVYLGEDDPSLVSAVRSIHNILPEVDRHTNDAGGFWDAVIVNGGFNFSATGFDDDTKLSYTALDRFFSRAWFSRLWVIQETLVAPSNRCFCGPHELELLDVLRAAVWMLHKHQHWRAQMDNIQFNVFFDWWYKLRPERTREKATFDNVLEVLFFSRIRKTSDTRDRLFALLGLLPEDVSKAIKPDYRISALALMQRVTRQSLLDDSKTNVFNSTIFTVCSMEEGCGIGSWPSWVPRWDRPPMRQPGQLPVFFAAGGEEALAAVGEDTDESILSLGGFVVDRVTCVTEMLKKNAAADLEYLFNWLNGAQETAREGDD